One region of Oscillospiraceae bacterium genomic DNA includes:
- a CDS encoding ABC transporter substrate-binding protein, whose protein sequence is MKKPIKLAVSLIICGMMFLSGCASAPNTSLPGELLGKETGYPQTLNIIAPYFFWDGNAAGENARTAGQQWLDEMSARYGVNINVISNSFAEDGTFKSAFSGVDKKTFSGLAQAESIAYLQEIVNSDLALPLDEYLADNAVWNALPEELKSTFKVNGHIYAVPANVEDYMYSRVFQKDAVDRTGITVTDLQSLKEFAAAYAKASGNYTIIANGNNDITDILNAFGLYYGEGPKNPIGYDPSEDCFTDFLTKGNAVGALEYLRELYTAGGLKCGFNEYKPKDSDEPKPVSTKSLFGYNNSDDSVEALTLNPQYPQVLFNQVFGFYMTKSTVQPKETINFFVDMMYGSEQSYLDCWLGSSSGYTLNSDGTITVKMAQNSDGSYVVPAAPNLTGGFSGVFPHSDADVLYSQNGIVTEASGTEAGKKNKAYKGLRDALDKGVAVRVPPAYSMINCPAYYSNYIAFCSLYETCIQDAVTSANFTVQQIIDDYKKEMLNLGGNQMLDEMNAAIGKKTAYYYG, encoded by the coding sequence ATGAAAAAACCGATCAAACTCGCCGTTTCACTCATCATCTGCGGCATGATGTTTTTATCCGGCTGCGCATCGGCACCCAACACCTCGCTGCCGGGTGAACTGCTCGGGAAAGAAACCGGTTATCCCCAAACCCTGAACATCATCGCACCCTATTTCTTTTGGGACGGGAACGCGGCCGGTGAAAATGCCCGGACCGCCGGGCAGCAATGGCTGGACGAAATGTCGGCCCGCTACGGCGTGAATATCAACGTCATTTCGAATTCTTTTGCCGAAGACGGTACTTTTAAATCCGCGTTTTCCGGTGTGGATAAAAAGACATTTTCGGGTTTGGCTCAAGCGGAATCGATCGCTTACCTTCAGGAGATCGTCAATTCCGATTTAGCGCTTCCGCTGGACGAATACCTTGCCGATAACGCAGTTTGGAATGCTCTGCCCGAGGAGCTCAAATCCACATTTAAAGTGAACGGGCATATTTATGCCGTCCCCGCGAACGTTGAAGATTATATGTACTCCCGCGTTTTTCAAAAAGACGCGGTTGACCGGACGGGGATCACCGTCACCGATCTCCAATCGCTGAAAGAGTTTGCCGCCGCTTATGCAAAAGCGTCGGGAAACTATACGATCATTGCCAATGGCAATAACGATATTACCGACATTTTAAATGCCTTCGGATTATATTACGGCGAGGGCCCCAAAAACCCAATCGGTTATGATCCGTCGGAAGACTGCTTTACGGACTTTTTAACCAAGGGCAATGCCGTCGGCGCGCTGGAGTATTTGAGAGAGCTCTATACCGCGGGCGGATTGAAATGCGGTTTCAATGAGTATAAACCCAAAGATTCCGACGAACCGAAACCCGTTTCAACAAAGTCTTTGTTCGGTTATAATAATTCCGATGATTCCGTTGAAGCGCTGACCTTGAATCCGCAGTATCCGCAAGTCCTTTTTAATCAGGTTTTCGGATTTTATATGACAAAGAGCACGGTACAGCCCAAAGAGACCATTAACTTCTTTGTCGACATGATGTATGGTTCCGAGCAAAGTTATCTCGATTGCTGGCTGGGCTCGTCTTCCGGATATACGCTCAACAGCGACGGAACGATTACGGTGAAAATGGCGCAAAATTCCGACGGGAGTTATGTCGTCCCCGCAGCGCCGAATCTGACCGGCGGGTTTTCGGGCGTCTTCCCGCATTCGGACGCCGATGTCCTGTACAGTCAAAACGGCATAGTCACCGAAGCTTCCGGGACCGAAGCCGGAAAGAAAAATAAGGCCTATAAAGGCCTCAGGGATGCGCTAGACAAAGGTGTCGCCGTCAGGGTTCCCCCGGCATATTCCATGATAAACTGCCCTGCCTATTACTCAAATTACATTGCTTTTTGCAGTCTTTACGAGACCTGTATCCAAGATGCCGTCACTTCCGCAAATTTCACGGTGCAGCAGATCATCGATGATTATAAAAAAGAGATGCTGAACCTCGGCGGCAATCAAATGCTCGATGAAATGAACGCCGCCATCGGCAAAAAAACCGCGTATTATTACGGATAA